One segment of Phaeacidiphilus oryzae TH49 DNA contains the following:
- a CDS encoding NUDIX domain-containing protein, with amino-acid sequence MSSSEQSGGGRVGVRIADEPAEWTTRSSVTPFTGAVTGVRTDEVVMPDGSVARRDYQVHPGSVAVLALDERPAEQGGPRVLVISQYRHPVRQRLWEIPAGLLDVPGEPPLEAAQRELYEEAHAKAGDWRVLVDLYNSPGGSDEALRVFLARDLAEAEGERFAAEGEELDLQVSWAPLNELVDGVLAGELHNVALVAAVLALRTALERAGGIDSLRPADAPWPARPFD; translated from the coding sequence ATGAGCAGCAGTGAGCAGAGTGGCGGCGGCCGGGTGGGCGTCAGGATCGCCGACGAGCCCGCGGAGTGGACGACCCGGTCCTCGGTGACGCCGTTCACCGGGGCCGTGACGGGGGTGCGCACCGACGAGGTGGTGATGCCGGACGGGTCGGTCGCCCGCCGCGACTACCAGGTGCACCCGGGTTCGGTGGCGGTACTCGCGCTGGACGAGCGGCCGGCGGAGCAGGGCGGACCCCGGGTGCTGGTGATCAGCCAGTACCGGCATCCGGTGCGGCAGCGGCTGTGGGAGATCCCGGCCGGGCTGCTGGACGTGCCGGGGGAGCCGCCGCTGGAGGCCGCGCAGCGCGAGCTCTACGAGGAGGCGCACGCCAAGGCCGGGGACTGGCGGGTACTGGTCGACCTCTACAACTCGCCCGGCGGCTCGGACGAGGCGCTCCGGGTCTTCCTGGCCCGCGATCTGGCCGAGGCGGAGGGCGAGCGGTTCGCCGCCGAGGGCGAGGAGCTGGACCTCCAGGTGTCCTGGGCCCCGCTGAACGAGCTGGTGGACGGCGTGCTCGCCGGGGAGCTCCACAATGTGGCGCTGGTCGCGGCGGTGCTCGCGCTCCGCACGGCGCTGGAGCGGGCGGGCGGGATCGACTCGCTGCGCCCGGCGGACGCGCCGTGGCCCGCCCGGCCCTTCGACTGA
- a CDS encoding CTP synthase produces MALPHSGNGTTTKHLFVTGGVASSLGKGLTASSLGNLLKARGLRVTMQKLDPYLNVDPGTMNPFQHGEVFVTDDGAETDLDIGHYERFLDEDLHGSANVTTGQIYSTVIAKERRGEYLGDTVQVIPHITNEIKHRIRRMATEDVDVVITEVGGTVGDIESLPFLEAVRQIRHEVGRDNVFFLHVSLLPYIGPSGELKTKPTQHSVAALRSIGIQPDAVVLRADREVPEAIKRKISLMCDVDEEAVVACPDAPSIYDIPKVVHSEGLDAYVVRRLDLPFRDVDWTVWDDLLRRVHQPEHQVKVALVGKYIDLPDAYLSVTEALRAGGFGNNAKVEIKWVTSDDCKTPEGAQRELGDVDAVCIPGGFGDRGVEGKVGAITYARENRIPLLGLCLGLQCVVIEAARNLAGLPEANSTEFEQAAKYPVISTMAEQLDIVDGKGDLGGTMRLGLYPAKLAEGSIVREVYGGEQYVDERHRHRYEVNNSYRAELEKAGLVFSGLSPKGDLVEYVEYPREVHPYLVATQAHPELRSRPTRPHPLFAGLVAAAVRRVKGEDLPEGDSLEG; encoded by the coding sequence TTGGCACTGCCCCATTCCGGCAACGGCACGACGACTAAGCACCTCTTCGTCACCGGGGGCGTGGCCTCCTCCCTCGGCAAGGGCCTCACCGCCTCAAGCCTGGGGAACCTCCTCAAGGCCCGTGGCCTGCGGGTGACGATGCAGAAGCTCGACCCGTACCTCAACGTGGACCCGGGCACGATGAACCCGTTCCAGCACGGTGAGGTCTTCGTCACCGACGACGGGGCCGAGACCGACCTGGACATCGGCCACTACGAGCGCTTCCTCGACGAGGACCTCCACGGCTCGGCCAACGTGACCACCGGCCAGATCTACTCCACGGTGATCGCCAAGGAGCGGCGCGGCGAGTACCTCGGCGACACCGTCCAGGTCATCCCGCACATCACCAACGAGATCAAGCACCGCATCCGGCGGATGGCCACCGAGGACGTCGACGTGGTCATCACCGAGGTCGGCGGCACCGTCGGCGACATCGAGTCGCTGCCGTTCCTGGAGGCCGTCCGGCAGATCCGGCACGAGGTCGGCCGGGACAACGTCTTCTTCCTCCACGTCTCGCTGCTCCCGTACATCGGCCCCTCGGGCGAGCTGAAGACCAAGCCGACCCAGCACTCGGTGGCCGCGCTGCGCAGCATCGGCATCCAGCCGGACGCCGTCGTGCTCCGCGCCGACCGCGAGGTGCCGGAGGCCATCAAGCGCAAGATCTCGCTGATGTGCGACGTGGACGAGGAGGCCGTGGTGGCCTGCCCGGACGCGCCGTCCATCTACGACATCCCTAAGGTGGTCCACTCCGAGGGCCTGGACGCCTACGTGGTGCGCCGCCTCGACCTGCCGTTCCGGGACGTCGACTGGACGGTCTGGGACGACCTGCTGCGCCGGGTCCACCAGCCCGAGCACCAGGTCAAGGTGGCCCTGGTCGGCAAGTACATCGACCTGCCGGACGCCTACCTGTCGGTCACCGAGGCGCTGCGCGCCGGCGGCTTCGGCAACAACGCCAAGGTCGAGATCAAGTGGGTGACCTCGGACGACTGCAAGACCCCCGAGGGCGCGCAGCGCGAGCTGGGCGACGTGGACGCGGTCTGCATCCCCGGCGGCTTCGGCGACCGCGGTGTCGAGGGCAAGGTCGGCGCGATCACCTACGCCCGGGAGAACCGCATTCCGCTGCTGGGCCTGTGCCTGGGCCTGCAGTGCGTGGTCATCGAGGCCGCGCGGAACCTGGCCGGGCTGCCCGAGGCCAACTCCACCGAGTTCGAGCAGGCCGCCAAGTACCCGGTGATCTCGACGATGGCCGAGCAGCTGGACATCGTGGACGGCAAGGGCGACCTGGGCGGCACCATGCGGCTCGGGCTCTACCCGGCGAAGCTCGCCGAGGGCTCGATCGTCCGCGAGGTGTACGGCGGCGAGCAGTACGTGGACGAGCGGCACCGGCACCGCTACGAGGTCAACAACTCCTACCGGGCCGAGCTGGAGAAGGCCGGGCTGGTCTTCTCGGGGCTGTCACCGAAGGGCGACCTGGTCGAGTACGTGGAGTACCCGCGCGAGGTGCACCCGTACCTGGTCGCCACCCAGGCGCACCCGGAGCTGCGGTCCCGGCCGACCCGGCCGCACCCGCTCTTCGCCGGTCTTGTCGCCGCGGCGGTCCGCCGGGTGAAGGGCGAGGACCTGCCGGAGGGCGACTCCCTGGAGGGCTGA
- a CDS encoding glycoside hydrolase family 15 protein encodes MAARIEDYALIGDMQTAALVSRDGAVDWLCLPRFDSPAVFAGLLGTDEHGFWRIGPADPVPSPNHRSKPSEDDRLEALDRFEDTGSLRIPATAAAPAPPADRRRYRGESLILEQEWDTPRGSVRVIDFMPPRHLTEGVGNPTMVRIVEGISGRVRMRSALRMRFSYGRVIPWVRRIEAEDGGTEGQRTVAIAGPDSVWLDGEAETYGRDLTTYSDFTVKAGERVGFALTWQASHQGEPERPDPEAALVATEWFWNDWVSQCTYRGEYREAVIRSLITLKALTYAPTGGIVAAPTTSLPEDIGGVRNWDYRYTWLRDAAITLSSLLRTGYRDEARDWRDWLLRAVAGDPENLQIMYGIAGERELTEASLDWLPGYENSVPVRVGNSAADQLQLDVYGEVVEALHLAQMTGLARNDYANLLQLRLIAYLEKHWREPDEGIWEVRGPRRHFVHSKVMAWVAVDRTIKLMEGTPTDGPLDRWRALRDEIHKDVCRHGFDPERNTFTQSYGSRELDASLLLIPQVGFLPPDDKRVIGTIEAIQRELLTPDGFVLRYPTSGGETGVDGLAGDEGAFLACSFWLADDLAMIGRIAEARELFEKLLAIRNDVGLLAEEWDPRLQRQVGNFPQAFSHVPLIDTALRLSATTAFGTP; translated from the coding sequence GTGGCCGCCCGCATCGAGGACTACGCACTCATCGGCGACATGCAGACCGCCGCCCTGGTGAGTCGTGACGGCGCAGTCGACTGGCTGTGCCTGCCCCGCTTCGACTCCCCCGCCGTCTTCGCCGGCCTGCTCGGCACGGACGAGCACGGCTTCTGGCGGATCGGCCCGGCCGACCCGGTACCGAGCCCGAACCACCGGTCGAAGCCCAGCGAGGACGACCGGCTTGAGGCCCTCGACCGTTTCGAGGACACCGGTTCGCTCCGCATCCCGGCCACCGCCGCCGCCCCCGCCCCGCCGGCGGACCGCCGCCGCTACCGGGGCGAGTCGCTGATCCTTGAGCAGGAGTGGGACACCCCGCGCGGCAGCGTCCGGGTGATCGACTTCATGCCGCCCCGGCACCTCACCGAGGGCGTGGGCAACCCCACCATGGTCCGCATCGTCGAGGGCATCTCCGGCCGGGTCCGGATGCGCTCCGCCCTGCGGATGCGGTTCTCCTACGGCCGGGTCATCCCGTGGGTCCGCCGCATCGAGGCCGAGGACGGCGGCACGGAGGGCCAGCGCACCGTCGCCATCGCCGGCCCCGACTCGGTCTGGCTGGACGGCGAGGCCGAGACCTACGGCCGGGACCTCACCACCTACTCCGACTTCACCGTCAAGGCCGGCGAGCGGGTCGGCTTCGCGCTCACCTGGCAGGCCTCCCACCAGGGCGAACCGGAGCGTCCCGACCCGGAGGCCGCGCTGGTCGCCACCGAGTGGTTCTGGAACGACTGGGTCAGCCAGTGCACCTACCGGGGCGAGTACCGCGAGGCCGTGATCCGCTCGCTGATCACCCTCAAGGCCCTCACCTACGCGCCCACCGGCGGCATCGTCGCCGCCCCCACCACCTCCCTGCCCGAGGACATCGGCGGCGTCCGCAACTGGGACTACCGCTACACCTGGCTGCGCGACGCCGCGATCACCCTCTCCTCCCTCCTCCGCACGGGCTACCGCGACGAGGCCCGCGACTGGCGGGACTGGCTGCTCCGCGCGGTCGCGGGCGACCCGGAGAACCTCCAGATCATGTACGGGATCGCCGGCGAGCGGGAGCTCACCGAGGCCTCCCTGGACTGGCTCCCCGGCTACGAGAACTCCGTCCCGGTCCGGGTCGGCAACAGCGCGGCCGACCAGCTCCAGCTGGACGTCTACGGCGAGGTCGTCGAAGCGCTCCACCTCGCCCAGATGACCGGACTGGCCCGGAACGACTACGCCAACCTCCTGCAGCTGCGCCTCATCGCCTACCTGGAGAAGCACTGGCGCGAGCCGGACGAGGGCATCTGGGAGGTGCGCGGCCCGCGCCGGCACTTCGTCCACTCCAAGGTGATGGCCTGGGTCGCCGTCGACCGCACCATCAAGCTGATGGAGGGCACCCCCACCGACGGCCCGCTGGACCGCTGGCGGGCGCTGCGCGACGAGATCCACAAGGACGTCTGCCGGCACGGCTTCGACCCGGAGCGGAACACCTTCACCCAGTCCTACGGCTCCCGTGAGCTCGACGCCTCGCTGCTGCTGATCCCGCAGGTCGGCTTCCTCCCGCCGGACGACAAGCGCGTCATCGGCACCATCGAGGCGATCCAGCGCGAGCTCCTCACCCCCGACGGCTTCGTCCTCCGCTACCCCACCAGCGGCGGCGAGACCGGCGTCGACGGCCTGGCCGGGGACGAGGGCGCGTTCCTCGCCTGCTCCTTCTGGCTGGCCGACGACCTGGCGATGATCGGCCGGATCGCGGAGGCCCGCGAGCTCTTCGAGAAGCTCCTGGCCATCCGCAACGACGTCGGCCTCCTCGCCGAGGAGTGGGACCCCCGGCTGCAGCGCCAGGTGGGCAACTTCCCGCAGGCGTTCAGCCACGTCCCGCTGATCGACACCGCGCTGCGCCTCAGCGCCACGACGGCGTTCGGCACGCCGTAG
- a CDS encoding glycosyltransferase, protein MSWGRWTPGSGRWRPPRAAAGLGREQARERLLGLAPDDGRPVVLAVGRLVPQKNFHLLLDAARGWREERDGVPRPLVVLAGDGQEDQELRARIEAEGLPVRMLGYREDVPDLLAAADAVVLSSRWEARSLVAQEALRAGVPLVATAVGGVPELVGDAAVLVPCGDPGALSSAVSALLGDAGRRAALAAAGREQAATWPDEDATVALVLSVYDELVATA, encoded by the coding sequence GTGAGCTGGGGGCGGTGGACGCCCGGCTCGGGCCGGTGGCGGCCCCCGCGGGCCGCCGCGGGGCTCGGCCGGGAGCAGGCGCGGGAGCGGCTGCTGGGGCTGGCGCCGGACGACGGGCGGCCGGTCGTGCTGGCGGTCGGGCGGCTGGTGCCGCAGAAGAACTTCCACCTGCTGCTGGACGCGGCCCGGGGGTGGCGCGAGGAGCGCGACGGCGTGCCCCGCCCGCTGGTCGTGCTGGCCGGGGACGGGCAGGAGGACCAGGAGCTGCGGGCGCGGATCGAGGCCGAGGGGCTGCCGGTCCGGATGCTGGGGTACCGGGAGGACGTCCCCGATCTGCTGGCGGCGGCGGACGCGGTGGTGCTGAGTTCGCGCTGGGAGGCGCGCTCGCTGGTGGCGCAGGAGGCGCTGCGGGCGGGGGTGCCGCTGGTCGCCACGGCGGTCGGCGGGGTGCCGGAGCTGGTGGGGGACGCGGCGGTGCTGGTGCCGTGCGGGGACCCGGGGGCGCTGTCCTCTGCGGTCAGCGCGTTGCTGGGGGACGCGGGGCGGCGGGCCGCGCTGGCCGCGGCGGGGCGGGAACAGGCGGCCACCTGGCCGGACGAGGACGCGACGGTCGCGCTGGTCCTGAGCGTCTACGACGAGCTCGTCGCCACGGCCTGA